One segment of Ochotona princeps isolate mOchPri1 chromosome 28, mOchPri1.hap1, whole genome shotgun sequence DNA contains the following:
- the LOC101518363 gene encoding olfactory receptor 7A10-like, translating to MKLKNQTQLSEFLLLGFSEDPALQPLIFGLFLSMYLVTVSGNLLIVLAILSEPHLHTPMYFFLANLSLVDVCFTSTTIPKMLMNIQTQSRSISYAGCITQMLFFLLFGSVDDLLLAVMAYDRFVAICHPLHYTVIMNSQLCVQLVLLCWIIGVLNALMHSLLVLRLSFCTHIDMPHFFCEIKQVVHRACSDTFLNELMMYLVAVLLAGGPLSGILYSYSKIVSSIRAISSTQGKYKAFSTCASHLLTISLFYGTIIGVYLSASALPSSASTAAASVMYTVVVPMLNPFIYSLRNTDMKRALKKLLSTMTK from the exons ATGAAACTGAAAAaccaaactcagctttcagaattccttcttctgggattctcagaggacccagcactgcagcctctcATCTTTGGGCTGTTCCTCTCCATGTATCTGGTCACTGTAAGTGGGAACTTGCTCATTGTACTGGCCATCCTCTCTGAACCACACCTCCACACGCCCATGTACTTCTTTCTCGCCAACCTGTCCTTGGTGGATGTCTGcttcacctccaccaccatccccaAGATGTTGATGAATATCCAGACGCAGAGCAGATCCATCAGCTATGCAGGATGCATCACTCAGATGCTCTTCTTTCTCCTATTTGGAAGCGTAGATGACTTGCTTCTGGctgtgatggcctatgaccggttTGTTGCCATCTGTCATCCCCTGCACTATACAGTCATCATgaactcccagctctgtgtgcaGCTCGTTCTGTTGTGCTGGATCATTGGTGTTCTGAATGCCCTTATGCATAGCTTACTGGTGCTGAGGCTGAGCTTCTGCACACACATAGACATGCCCCACTTCTTCTGTGAGATAAAGCAGGTGGTCCACAGAGCCTGTTCTGACACCTTTCTTAATGAACTCATGATGTATCTTGTAGCTGTGCTGCTGGCAGGGGGTCCCCTGTCTGGGATCCTGTACTCTTACTCTAAGATTGTCTCTTCCATCCGCGCCATCTCATCAACTCAGGGCAAgtataaagccttttccacctgtgcctctcacctctTGACCATCTCCTTATTTTATGGCACAATCATTGGTGTGTACCTCAGTGCCAGCGCTCTCCCAAGTTCAGCCTCAACTGCAGCAGCCTCTGTGATGTACACCGTGGTCGttcccatgctgaaccccttcatatacagcctgaggaacacagacatgaaGAGAGCTCTGAAAAAACTGCT aagtacaatgaccaag